A stretch of Gopherus evgoodei ecotype Sinaloan lineage chromosome 19, rGopEvg1_v1.p, whole genome shotgun sequence DNA encodes these proteins:
- the LOC115637345 gene encoding late histone H2A.2.2 yields MSGRGKGSGKTRAKAKSRSSRAGLQFPVGRVHRLLRRGHYAKRVGAGAPVYLAAVLEYLTAEILELAGNAARDNKKTRIIPRHLQLAVRNDEELNKLLGGVTIAQGGVLPNIQAVLLPKKAGGGGGAGPAKSGKKGSRQQSQEY; encoded by the coding sequence ATGTCCGGCCGTGGTAAGGGCAGCGGCAAGACCCGCGCTAAGGCTAAATCTCGCTCGTCCCGCGCCGGGCTGCAGTTCCCGGTGGGGCGCGTGCACCGGCTGCTGCGGCGCGGCCACTACGCGAAGCGAGTTGGCGCGGGCGCGCCGGTGTACTTGGCCGCCGTGCTCGAGTACTTGACGGCGGAGATCCTGGAGCTGGCGGGTAACGCGGCGCGGGACAACAAGAAGACGCGCATTATTCCGCGGCACCTGCAGCTCGCGGTGCGCAACGACGAAGAGCTCAACAAGCTGCTGGGTGGCGTCACCATCGCGCAGGGCGGAGTCCTGCCCAATATCCAGGCTGTGCTGCTGCCCAAGAAGGCGGGCGGCGGCGGCGGAGCCGGGCCGGCCAAGAGCGGCAAGAAGGGGAGCAGGCAGCAATCGCAGGAATACTAA